In one Brachyhypopomus gauderio isolate BG-103 unplaced genomic scaffold, BGAUD_0.2 sc81, whole genome shotgun sequence genomic region, the following are encoded:
- the otoa gene encoding LOW QUALITY PROTEIN: otoancorin (The sequence of the model RefSeq protein was modified relative to this genomic sequence to represent the inferred CDS: inserted 1 base in 1 codon), whose product MTPSALPEHNLGFPPLPQDFKEMAKQLMLKCSKEGYPPPMVMGFSLNSSSMRPAERTGVSPLSLFPVILSSLPSLFASVPHPSLKPSETAEQEQAMNLTEKMWNCTSLPHIIDLMKNTTERIHCFMRXLSWGAILQNATQLDPEQLRTMLWAAKPLLETTPPSPLVLPAIMHNSHLAEMMKIFCEVFSFLSDGQRDQIRQWMKDRVMDNDPSCQKNVSLSPTSTENPPKPSDPIPAKPTEERPGLLHPYVDQTEERPGLLHPYVDQTEERPGLLHTYVDQTEERPGLLHPYVDQTEERPELLNSYVDQTEERPGLLHPYVDQTEERPGLLHSYVDQTEERPGLLHSYIVQTEEMPGLLHSYVEQTEEDVKVVEERENEMRARGVWGVRGEGSEREDMLMTWSALGVSPANSSTPGCATTKPWLKAEALRMMGRFVSRLPEADVRSIPAEELCKFFQSPEFQPSFNNVSGMQAVIGQALYERLKGECSNGSQTFLNHLDRLGSLSCFYDDAQSLNATMSKKLLYQLGNCENSGTNKMKKELVRKMMLDGETLPIPDLLRSLGVSASVLPAVKLSTISSDVLRDSLSSLSQAQWMTAQARVLARKLLDKVKTGPDISIEKLLAMGSIVRGVESDLLKNIKAQGLLGSEGLRNISEKMSRLQKKALLVGMQVNVSVPDLVKQLPDSLLRSLTLSTLDKANITSVNQVEGRSWSRTQSVYLLKKILGKTIKPQQIRNLGEAVQGVTCDMVGNVNQSDALEMAQALAKFSDWLSRTQVHCIAQHLFLGLQKQRPTYFTNISVSELQAIPALLLIHLPVKIIQGLPDAVCSRFLEKMSQANFSSLPNNAPSRWELRDRALSCLGRNASDLSPAQVLSLGPVICELDPTWISSLKPTAMNTTLQALASCGYIPYPYRGPLFKLLTSIYGDPSGWSEDVMKSVGPLLLWNDTALETLPSKAWLKSYLSDLLDRMLTQAAPLTPEMFRFKPDLSALRRKLFHLKTELNQQGRRRRDVQPSLTGPTPSLIEDLGQGNEYWSPTQLSKMTAQTFQDGVSVLGEIHNYTAEQLSVLKQKAIEVWGDVTMLNETQIVELGCVCQGFNERQLQNLSITSLDTLELLSACHWNQTQKTAVWKGFIDRTGLKVSKLGAFEMVGLGSFICGLQPNQTDQLNTEEFKEAVGDIGRALCPLSALECLKMKAIAAFGDPKGWSEAEVSTMGNIIAGLNASELASLNSSVMPYIQQSAISLIPPERLLALSVSQLRALGPDNAATVTEAQRALLRAEQRNAVDEAVGLVSRSEPASSSSTLANALPQKAGVYSSTARIQ is encoded by the exons ATGACACCATCAGCACTGCCAGAGCACAATCTGGGTTTTCCTCCACTGCCTCAAGATTTTAAGGAGATGGCCAAGCAACTG ATGTTGAAGTGTTCCAAGGAAG GTTACCCTCCCCCCATGGTGATGGGCTTCTCCTTGAACAG TTCTTCCATGAGACCAGCGGAGAGGACGGGAGTGagtcccctctctcttttccctGTGATCCTTTcctctctgccctctctcttTGCCTCTGTGCCTCACCCTTCACTGAAGCCCAGTGAAACAGCCGAGCAGGAACAAGCCAtg AACCTCACAGAGAAAATGTGGAACTGCACGAGTCTGCCGCATATAATTGACCTCATGAAGAACACCACG GAGAGGATCCACTGCTTCATGC CTCTCTCCTGGGGGGCTATCCTACAGAACGCCACACAGCTTGACCCGGAGCAGCTCAGAACGATGCTGTGGGCGGCTAAGCCTCTGCTGGAGACCACGCCTCCCTCTCCCTTAGTCCTGCCAGCCATAATGCACAACTCTCATCTAGCAGAAAT GATGAAGATTTTTTGTGAGGTCTTTAGCTTCCTGTCTGATGGACAGAGGGACCAGATCAGGCAGTGGATGAAAGACAGAGTCATGGACAATGATCCCAGCTGTCAGAAAAACGTCAGCCTTTCCCCCACCTCCACTGAAAACCCACCGAAACCTTCTGATCCAATACCAGCCAAACCA ACGGAGGAAAGGCCAGGCCTGCTTCATCCATACGTAGATCAGACAGAGGAAAGGCCAGGCCTGCTTCATCCATACGTAGATCAGACAGAGGAAAGGCCAGGCCTGCTTCATACATATGTAGATCAGACAGAGGAAAGGCCAGGCCTGCTTCATCCATACGTAGATCAGACAGAGGAAAGGCCAGAACTGCTTAATTCCTACGTAGATCAGACAGAGGAAAGGCCAGGCCTGCTTCATCCATACGTAGATCAGACAGAGGAAAGGCCAGGCCTGCTTCATTCCTATGTAGATCAGACAGAGGAAAGGCCAGGCCTGCTTCATTCCTACATAGTTCAGACAGAGGAAATGCCAGGCCTGCTTCATTCCTACGTGGAACAGACAGAAGAGGAT GTGAAGGTtgtggaagagagggagaatgagatgAGGGCCAGAGGTGTATGgggtgtgaggggagagggcaGTGAGAGGGAGGACATGCTGATGACATGGTCTGCTCTCGGTGTCTCCCCAGCTAACTCCTCGACTCCTGGATGTGCCACCACAAAGCCTTGGCTGAAGGCCGAGGCGCTAAGGATGATGGGACGTTTTGTTTCGCGGCTGCCTGAGGCGGACGTGAGGAGCATCCCAGCCGAAGAG CTGTGTAAGTTCTTCCAGAGTCCCGAATTCCAACCCTCATTCAACAATGTGAGTGGGATGCAGGCAGTGATTGGACAAGCTCTCTATGAACGGCTCAAGGGAGAGTGCTCCAATGGGAGCCAGACCTTCCTGAACCACCTGGACAG GCTTGGCAGCCTATCTTGTTTCTATGACGATGCCCAGTCCCTAAATGCCACAATGAGTAAGAAGTTGTTGTACCAGCTGGGGAACTGTGAGAACTCTGGAACCAACAAG ATGAAGAAGGAGCTGGTGAGGAAGATGATGTTGGATGGTGAGACTCTTCCCATCCCAGACCTGCTGCGTTCTCTGGGTGTCAGCGCTTCCGTCCTGCCTGCGGTGAAGCTGTCCACCATCAGCTCCGATGTTCTGAGGGACAGCCTGTCCAGCCTGAGTCAGGCTCAGTGGATGACTGCTCAGGCCAGGGTCTTGGCCAGGAAGCTCCTGGACAAGGTTAAGACTGGTCCT GACATCAGTATTGAGAAGCTGTTGGCAATGGGCTCCAttgtgagaggggtagagagtgACCTGCTGAAGAACATCAAGGCACAAGGGCTCCTGGGAAGCGAAGGCCTGAGAAACATTAGTGAAAAGATGTCCCGTTTACAAAAGAAGGCTCTGCTTGTGGGG ATGCAAGTAAATGTGAGTGTGCCTGATTTAGTGAAGCAGCTGCCCGACTCCCTCCTAcgctctctgactctctccacTCTGGACAAAGCCAACATAACCTCAGTGAACCAGGTGGAAGGTCGCAGCTGGTCCCGTacacag TCTGTTTATCTTTTGAAGAAGATTTTGGGTAAAACAATCAAACCTCAGCAAATAAG AAATCTTGGTGAGGCTGTTCAGGGCGTGACCTGCGACATGGTTGGAAATGTCAATCAAAGTGATGCTTTGGAAATGGCACAAGCACTTGCCAAGTTTTCTGACTGGCTGTCTAGGACACAG GTGCACTGTATCGCTCAACACCTGTTCCTGGGCCTGCAGAAACAGAGGCCCACCTACTTCACAAACATCAGTGTCTCGGAGCTCCAGGCCATTCCTGCCCTGCTGCTGATCCACCTACC agTAAAGATTATTCAGGGTCTCCCAGATGCAGTGTGCTCTCGTTTCCTGGAGAAGATGAGTCAAGCCAACTTCTCCTCCCTGCCCAATAATGCACCATCACGCTGGGAACTTAGAGACAGAGCGCTCAGCTGcctg GGGAGGAATGCCTCAGATTTGTCCCCAGCACAAGTTTTGTCTTTGGGGCCGGTGATTTGTGAGCTGGACCCCACCTGGATCTCCTCTTTGAAACCTACAGCCATGAACACCACACTGCAGGCCCTGGCATCCTGTGGATACATTCCCTACCCTTACAGAGGACCTCTCTTCAAGTTGCTCACGAGCATTTATGG GGACCCATCTGGGTGGTCAGAGGATGTCATGAAATCAGTGGGACCCCTTCTCCTATGGAATGATACTGCACTTGAGACACTGCCTTCCAAA GCCTGGCTCAAGTCGTACCTGTCGGATCTGCTGGACCGCATGCTGACTCAGGCTGCTCCTCTGACTCCGGAGATGTTCCGCTTCAAGCCCGACCTGTCTGCGCTGCGTCGCAAACTTTTCCATCTGAAAACGGAGCTCAACCAGCAGGGGCGGCGCAGGAGAGACG TGCAGCCTTCTCTGACAGGGCCTACCCCATCGCTCATTGAGGATCTGGGCCAGGGAAATGAATACTGGAGCCCTACTCAGCTGTCCAAGATGACAGCTCAAACGTTCCAAGACGGTGTCTCAGTGCTGGGAGAGATACACAACTACACTGCCGAACAGCTGTCAGTGCTCAAACAGAAAGCTATAGAG GTATGGGGCGATGTGACAATGCTGAATGAAACTCAGATAGTGgagctgggttgtgtgtgtcaAGGTTTTAATGAAAGGCAACTCCAAAACCTGAGCATCACCTCTCTGGACACGCTGGAGCTTCTGTCAGCATGTCACTGGAATCaaacacag AAAACAGCAGTCTGGAAAGGCTTTATAGACAGAACTGGACTAAAAGTGTCTAAACTTGGAGCATTTGAGATGGTTGGCCTGGGCTCCTTTATCTGTGGACTACAGCCTAACCAGACAGATCAGCTCAACACCGAGGAATTCAA AGAGGCGGTAGGGGACATAGGCCGTGCCCTGTGCCCGCTCAGTGCACTAGAGTGTCTGAAGATGAAAGCCATCGCTGCATTTGGGGACCCAAAAGGGTGGAGTGAAGCTGAAGTTAGCACCATGGGCAACATCATTG CTGGTCTGAATGCCAGCGAACTGGCCAGTCTGAACAGCTCTGTCATGCCCTACATCCAGCAGTCCGCCATTTCCCTCATTCCTCCTGAGCGCCTACTG GCACTGTCAGTGAGCCAGTTGAGAGCCTTGGGTCCTGACAATGCTGCAACAGTAACCGAGGCCCAGAGGGCGTTGCTGAGAGCAGAGCAAAGAAACGCTGTAGATGAGGCGGTGGGACTGGTGAGCCGCAGTGAAcccgcctcttcctcctccaccttAGCCAATGCGCTACCACAGAAAGCAGGTGTGTATTCTTCAACCGCAAGAATACAGTAA
- the LOC143493077 gene encoding uncharacterized protein LOC143493077, with protein MEQQKRQKGGAEKLRANPDSTVLVLLLSITILSLAKPLAATDTCAGIQENNNFIYKLPDYIIKAMQDPSCDSHWSINDMVVATNVDGNIDKHLVISATNMSLTMDTCETTLSFHITCVTSDYTKTLQCPCKSSTTPVPSTGPYNYALSLAAYKWLGIVIIICRFIF; from the exons atggagcaacagaagcGGCAGAAAGGAGGTGCGGAGAAGTTACGCGCGAACCCAGACAGCACAG TTCTGGTGCTGCTACTGAGCATTACCATCCTGTCTCTGGCAAAACCTCTTGCAGCCACTGACACGTGTGCTGGAATACAAGAAAACAACAACTTCATCTACAAGCTGCCTGACTACATCATCAAGGCCATGCAGGACCCCTCCTGTGATTCCCATTGGTCTATTAAT GACATGGTTGTAGCCACTAACGTGGATGGAAACATCGACAAACATCTTGTCATCTCTGCCACGAATATGTCCCTCACCATGGATACCTGCGAAACTACACTGTCCTTTCACATCACTTGTGTGACCAGTGAT TACACCAAGACGCTGCAGTGCCCAT GTAAGAGCTCCACAACCCCTGTGCCCAGTACAG GGCCGTATAACTACGCTCTGAGTTTAGCTGCCTACA AGTGGCTGGGGATTGTCATTATCATCTGCCGTTTTATCTTTTGa
- the riiad1 gene encoding RIIa domain-containing protein 1 — MFEDSGLEKPDTGALSPAQQEQLREFKIKTRTANEVYMRSHPEVEVLLSGFLRDVFLKRPADIREFAADHFSDPDLPRKIQDKVKDNAAVKTDKWLK; from the exons ATGTTCGAGGACAGCGGTCTTGAGAAACCAGACACTGGTGCACTAAGCCCCGCACAGCAGGAACAACTCCGAGAGTTCAAG ATCAAGACGAGAACAGCGAACGAAGTGTATATGAGGTCCCATCCGGAGGTGGAGGTCCTGCTGAGCGGTTTTCTACG AGACGTGTTTCTTAAAAGACCTGCTGACATCCGTGAATTTGCTGCAG atCACTTCAGTGACCCAGACCTACCAAGGAAAATCCAGGACAAAGTGAAAGACAATGCCGCAGTAAAAACTGATAAATGGTTAAAATGA